A stretch of Bacillus pseudomycoides DNA encodes these proteins:
- a CDS encoding NprX family peptide pheromone has protein sequence MKKILAGILVVAVVFTVVGGVQYTSKPDTFGLDSNLSQTVNV, from the coding sequence ATGAAAAAAATATTAGCAGGAATTTTAGTGGTCGCAGTAGTGTTTACCGTGGTAGGTGGTGTGCAATATACGAGCAAACCTGATACCTTTGGATTAGACTCTAATTTATCGCAAACAGTAAATGTATAA
- a CDS encoding M4 family metallopeptidase — protein MKKKSLAFVLAAGMAVTTFGGTSSAFADSKNVLSTKKYNEAVQSPEFISGDLTGATGKKAESVVFDYLNAAKADYKLGEKSAEDSFKVKQVKKDSVTDTTVVRMQQVYEGTPVWGSTQLAHVSKDGSLKVLSGTVVPDLDKKEKLKNKNKIEGKKAIEIAQQDLGFTPKYEVEPSADVYVYQNGEDTTYAYVVKLNFLEPKPGNYYYFIEADSGKVLNKYNTIDHVTGEDKAPLNKEAVKQEGKAIAKPVTGTNKVGTGKGVLGDTKSINTTLSGSSYYLQDNTRGATIFTYDAKNRTTLPGTLWADTDNVFNASLDAAAVDAHYYAGVTYDYYKNTFNRNSINDAGAPLKSTVHYGRSYNNAFWNGSQMVYGDGDGATFTSLSGALDVIGHELTHAVTEYSSNLIYQNESGALNEAFSDVFGTLVEYYDNRNPDWEIGEDVYTPGKSGDALRSMSDPTKYGDPDHYSKRYTGTSDNGGVHTNSGIINKAAYLLANGGTHYGVTVNPIGKDKVGAIYYRANTQYFTESTTFSQARAGLVQAAADLYGASSAEVTAVKQSYDAVGVK, from the coding sequence ATGAAAAAGAAGAGTTTAGCATTTGTATTAGCAGCAGGAATGGCAGTTACAACATTTGGAGGGACAAGCTCTGCATTTGCAGATTCAAAGAATGTGCTCTCTACGAAGAAGTACAATGAAGCAGTGCAGTCACCCGAGTTTATCTCTGGCGATCTAACAGGAGCGACAGGAAAGAAAGCAGAATCTGTTGTGTTTGATTATTTAAATGCAGCAAAAGCAGATTATAAGCTAGGAGAAAAGAGCGCAGAGGATTCATTCAAAGTGAAACAAGTGAAAAAAGATTCTGTAACTGATACGACAGTGGTGCGTATGCAGCAAGTGTATGAAGGTACACCGGTATGGGGATCTACTCAACTAGCCCATGTTAGTAAAGATGGTTCATTGAAAGTGTTATCTGGAACAGTTGTACCTGATTTAGACAAAAAAGAAAAATTAAAGAATAAAAATAAGATTGAAGGTAAAAAGGCGATTGAAATTGCACAACAAGATTTAGGGTTTACTCCAAAATATGAGGTAGAGCCATCAGCTGATGTATATGTATATCAAAATGGCGAAGACACAACTTATGCATATGTGGTGAAATTAAACTTCTTAGAGCCAAAACCAGGAAACTATTATTATTTCATCGAAGCTGATAGCGGTAAAGTATTAAATAAATACAATACAATCGATCACGTAACAGGTGAAGATAAAGCGCCACTTAATAAAGAGGCTGTAAAGCAAGAGGGAAAAGCGATTGCAAAACCTGTAACAGGAACAAATAAAGTTGGAACAGGTAAAGGTGTACTAGGAGATACAAAATCTATTAATACAACATTATCTGGATCTTCTTATTACTTACAAGATAATACTCGTGGGGCAACAATTTTCACATATGATGCGAAAAATCGTACTACGTTACCAGGAACGTTATGGGCAGATACGGATAATGTTTTCAACGCGAGCCTTGATGCAGCAGCAGTAGATGCTCATTATTATGCGGGTGTCACATATGATTACTATAAAAATACGTTTAATCGAAACTCTATTAATGATGCAGGAGCGCCACTAAAGTCAACAGTTCACTATGGTAGAAGCTATAACAATGCTTTCTGGAATGGCTCACAAATGGTATATGGAGATGGTGATGGAGCAACATTTACGTCGTTATCAGGTGCATTAGATGTAATTGGGCATGAATTAACGCATGCTGTTACAGAGTATAGCTCGAATCTGATTTATCAAAATGAATCAGGTGCATTAAATGAAGCATTTTCCGATGTTTTTGGTACGTTAGTAGAGTACTATGATAATCGTAATCCGGACTGGGAAATTGGAGAGGATGTTTATACGCCTGGTAAATCAGGGGATGCATTACGCTCTATGAGTGATCCAACTAAATATGGTGATCCAGACCATTATTCTAAGCGTTATACAGGTACAAGTGATAATGGTGGTGTTCATACAAACAGCGGTATTATTAATAAAGCAGCGTATTTATTAGCAAATGGTGGCACGCATTATGGTGTAACAGTGAATCCTATCGGTAAAGATAAAGTAGGAGCAATCTATTACCGTGCAAATACACAATACTTTACGGAATCTACTACATTTAGCCAAGCTCGTGCTGGCTTAGTACAAGCTGCAGCTGATTTATATGGCGCAAGTTCTGCTGAGGTTACAGCGGTGAAACAATCGTATGATGCGGTTGGTGTAAAATAA
- a CDS encoding TVP38/TMEM64 family protein, translating to MQELIHDVLIEHYALAIPLSILFNIIISFAGFIPSIFLTAINIQLFGLTDGTLISIAGEALGAIISFYFYRLGLQKFAQNKINHYPKVERLLYVQGKEAFLLVLSFRFIPFIPSSIVTLFAALGKMSLLSFSIASTLGKIPALLIEVYSAYHVINGTNEAKWIITIAGCIGLLYLWRKWKKK from the coding sequence ATGCAAGAACTGATTCACGATGTACTCATAGAACATTACGCGCTAGCAATTCCACTTAGTATTCTATTTAATATCATCATTAGCTTTGCTGGTTTCATTCCAAGTATTTTTCTAACCGCAATCAACATACAACTTTTCGGTTTAACAGATGGAACACTCATTTCAATCGCAGGTGAGGCATTAGGGGCCATTATTTCTTTTTATTTCTATCGATTAGGTCTTCAGAAATTCGCACAGAACAAGATAAATCATTACCCAAAGGTCGAACGGCTCCTTTATGTTCAAGGAAAAGAAGCTTTTTTACTCGTTTTATCATTCCGCTTCATTCCCTTTATTCCATCAAGTATTGTTACTTTATTCGCAGCTTTAGGAAAAATGTCCCTACTCTCTTTCAGTATTGCCAGTACACTAGGAAAAATCCCAGCGTTACTTATTGAAGTGTATTCGGCATATCACGTTATAAATGGAACAAATGAAGCAAAGTGGATTATAACAATTGCAGGTTGTATCGGGTTATTGTACCTATGGAGAAAGTGGAAGAAAAAATAA
- a CDS encoding RNase A-like domain-containing lipoprotein, translated as MKRLWSIFLSSLLAMILLLSGCTGQEQKKESPKESNSTSIEKISDNILDEMEGPPKNGHTIERHVGKKEEDLKKRLQTDKVSAASTYYDKETATKAVKDSLKQHEQEIEKWLKNSKENRLVLNTKHSFPVGKTVLKKDMSVKDKLMNTVTVLARDKSGTLGFKIITSYPSDK; from the coding sequence ATGAAACGATTATGGAGCATTTTCTTGAGCAGCTTACTTGCGATGATCCTTTTGTTAAGTGGTTGTACAGGACAAGAACAGAAAAAAGAAAGTCCGAAAGAAAGCAATTCAACATCAATAGAAAAAATTAGCGACAATATTTTAGACGAAATGGAAGGGCCACCGAAAAACGGTCATACGATAGAACGTCATGTTGGGAAAAAAGAAGAGGATTTGAAGAAGCGATTGCAGACAGATAAAGTATCAGCAGCAAGTACATACTATGATAAAGAAACGGCAACCAAAGCTGTTAAAGATAGTTTAAAGCAACATGAACAGGAAATTGAGAAGTGGTTAAAGAATTCCAAAGAAAATCGTCTCGTATTAAATACGAAGCATTCATTTCCTGTTGGAAAAACAGTATTAAAGAAAGATATGAGTGTGAAAGATAAGCTTATGAATACAGTCACTGTCTTAGCACGAGATAAGTCAGGAACATTAGGATTTAAAATCATTACTTCCTATCCATCTGATAAATAA
- a CDS encoding VanW family protein produces MKLRNLLIGSAVTGGILLCAGGIGGYQYISKLNKQLDTNVLPHTTFEGTSLDGKSKKEVQKIIQQKIDDSNKKSLNYVFQGNTQTYTWKDLGIEYKENDIVEKIFKEQKGNIIDRYKIRNQAENGELKREYKLTPHLNTTAYEAFMKEKYNETLKDPVNAELNISGTTVSISESQNGEKVDKEKLKDLTMKAITTGTQNIQIPISSINPERSTKDVQNMGITEVIAEYSTPMAGRNGNQSFNVNKSATTLSGAIVAPDETFSFNGRVGITDAAHGYKSAAVFSQGKVIQSAGGGVCQVSSTLYGAALRADLGVVARSNHSMPVNYLPLGQDAAVADYGPDLKFKNNTGKHIYIQAFSNGSSITTRIFGTPTGKDVEVSSKVISNTENKITAVTYKKVTQNGQVISNGQISKSVYKKA; encoded by the coding sequence ATGAAGCTACGTAACTTACTTATCGGTTCTGCTGTCACTGGGGGAATATTACTATGTGCAGGTGGGATTGGTGGTTATCAATACATTTCTAAACTAAATAAACAGCTCGATACAAATGTATTGCCACATACTACATTTGAAGGTACTTCTCTTGATGGTAAAAGTAAAAAGGAAGTTCAAAAAATTATTCAACAAAAAATTGATGACTCGAATAAAAAATCCCTTAACTATGTATTCCAGGGTAATACACAAACTTATACGTGGAAAGATCTTGGCATTGAATATAAAGAAAACGATATTGTAGAAAAAATCTTTAAAGAACAAAAAGGAAACATTATTGATCGCTATAAAATACGTAACCAAGCTGAAAACGGCGAGCTAAAACGTGAATATAAATTAACACCCCACTTGAATACAACAGCTTATGAAGCTTTTATGAAAGAAAAATACAACGAAACTTTAAAGGATCCTGTAAATGCAGAATTAAATATTTCAGGAACCACAGTAAGTATTAGTGAAAGTCAAAATGGAGAGAAAGTTGATAAAGAAAAATTAAAAGACTTAACGATGAAAGCCATTACTACCGGTACACAAAACATTCAAATTCCAATTTCCTCTATAAATCCCGAACGCTCTACAAAAGATGTTCAAAACATGGGAATTACAGAGGTGATTGCTGAATATTCTACTCCTATGGCTGGTCGAAATGGGAACCAATCCTTTAATGTAAATAAGTCGGCAACTACTTTAAGTGGTGCAATCGTAGCACCCGATGAAACATTTAGTTTCAATGGACGCGTTGGTATTACTGATGCAGCCCATGGCTATAAATCTGCTGCTGTATTTTCACAAGGTAAAGTGATCCAGAGTGCTGGGGGTGGCGTTTGCCAAGTTAGTAGTACTCTATACGGAGCAGCATTACGTGCTGACTTAGGAGTTGTTGCTCGTAGTAACCATTCTATGCCTGTTAACTACTTACCACTTGGTCAAGATGCGGCTGTAGCCGATTACGGTCCAGATTTAAAATTCAAAAATAATACTGGAAAACATATTTATATTCAAGCATTTTCTAATGGTAGTAGCATAACTACACGTATTTTCGGCACACCTACTGGCAAGGATGTAGAAGTTTCATCAAAAGTCATTAGTAATACAGAAAATAAAATTACTGCTGTCACTTATAAAAAGGTAACACAAAACGGTCAAGTTATATCAAATGGCCAAATTTCAAAAAGTGTATACAAAAAGGCGTGA
- a CDS encoding LCP family protein — protein sequence MNSDVENKNRTLKRRFKKRRLLWFILIPLLLVTIGGGSYSFHIYSKAKSVINNAYSKLDRGDKSDKREKAVKPMTDNVSVLIMGVDESDLREKSYGKATRTDALLLATINKNDKSVKLVSIPRDSRVYIKSRDKQDKITHAHVFGGVDSTIDTVENFLNVPVDYYVKFNFKSFIKIVDSLGGIDVDVPVEFTEQNSKDEAGAIHLKKGRQHLNGEEALALARTRHIDSDYMRGQRQQLVLEAIAQKALSINSINKIGSLLDAVEHDLKTNLTFDDMMTITKNTMGSDLKMDKLQVKGTDKYIGGIYYYIPDEKSVQDISQTLREHLGVTNKTEHKKL from the coding sequence ATGAACTCAGATGTAGAAAACAAGAACAGAACCTTAAAGAGGCGATTTAAGAAAAGACGCCTACTATGGTTTATCCTTATTCCACTGCTCCTTGTAACAATTGGAGGTGGAAGCTATTCTTTTCACATATACAGTAAAGCAAAATCAGTTATAAATAATGCCTATTCTAAACTAGATAGAGGCGATAAATCCGATAAAAGAGAAAAAGCTGTTAAGCCGATGACCGATAATGTTTCTGTCCTTATTATGGGCGTGGACGAAAGTGATCTTCGCGAAAAATCTTATGGTAAAGCAACACGTACAGATGCATTATTACTTGCCACAATCAATAAAAATGATAAATCAGTAAAGCTTGTTAGCATACCACGCGACTCACGTGTTTATATTAAATCACGTGATAAACAAGATAAAATTACACACGCCCATGTATTTGGAGGCGTGGATAGTACAATTGATACAGTTGAGAACTTTTTAAATGTTCCTGTTGACTACTATGTAAAATTTAACTTTAAATCCTTTATAAAAATTGTCGATTCTCTTGGTGGCATCGATGTAGACGTTCCTGTTGAATTTACAGAGCAAAATAGTAAAGATGAAGCAGGCGCAATCCATCTAAAAAAAGGGCGTCAGCATTTAAATGGTGAAGAAGCACTTGCTTTAGCAAGAACTCGCCACATCGATAGCGATTATATGCGCGGTCAGCGTCAACAGCTTGTTTTAGAAGCAATTGCTCAAAAAGCGTTATCCATAAATTCTATTAATAAAATTGGTAGCTTATTAGATGCTGTTGAGCATGATTTAAAAACAAACTTAACATTTGATGACATGATGACAATTACGAAGAACACAATGGGATCCGACTTAAAGATGGATAAACTTCAAGTAAAAGGTACCGATAAGTATATCGGTGGCATCTACTACTACATTCCTGATGAAAAGAGTGTACAAGACATATCTCAGACATTAAGAGAACATCTCGGTGTTACGAATAAAACTGAGCATAAAAAATTATAA
- a CDS encoding nucleoside transporter C-terminal domain-containing protein, whose amino-acid sequence MKFITFFLGLAVVFFLAFIASNNKKHIKFKPIFIMLIIQLILTYLLLNTEIGLVLVTMISNLFTKLLDYAASGVNFVFGGITNEGAIPFFINVLLPIVFISVLIGILQHFKILPFCIRWIGFFLSKINGLGKLESYNAVASAIVGQSEVFITVKKQLAQIPKHRLYTLCASAMSTVSMSIVGAYMTMIEPKYVVTALVLNLFSGFIIVLIINPYEVKEEEDILEIKGEKQTFFEMLGEYILDGFRVAIVVGAMLIGFVALISCINDLFHLIFGITFQQLLGYVFSPIAFVIGVPSKEIVTAGSIMATKLVTNEFVAMMDLSKLANSLSPRTVGIISVFLVSFANFSSIGIISGAVKGLNEEQGNVVARFGLKLLYGATLVSILSSIIVSIML is encoded by the coding sequence ATGAAATTTATTACTTTTTTTCTCGGTCTTGCTGTTGTTTTCTTTCTTGCCTTCATTGCAAGTAACAATAAAAAGCATATCAAATTCAAACCGATTTTCATTATGCTTATTATACAGTTAATTTTAACCTATTTACTATTAAATACGGAAATTGGTCTCGTACTCGTAACCATGATTTCTAATTTATTTACGAAATTATTAGACTACGCTGCATCTGGAGTTAACTTTGTATTTGGTGGGATTACAAACGAGGGAGCAATCCCGTTTTTCATTAATGTACTTTTACCAATTGTCTTCATTTCCGTCTTAATTGGTATCTTACAGCACTTCAAAATACTCCCATTTTGTATTCGTTGGATTGGTTTTTTTCTCAGCAAAATCAACGGACTTGGCAAATTAGAATCTTATAACGCTGTCGCCTCTGCCATTGTAGGCCAATCAGAAGTATTCATTACCGTAAAAAAACAGCTTGCCCAAATTCCAAAACATCGCTTGTATACACTTTGTGCTTCTGCTATGTCAACTGTATCCATGTCAATTGTCGGTGCTTATATGACAATGATTGAGCCCAAATATGTAGTAACCGCTCTCGTCTTAAATTTATTTAGTGGTTTTATTATCGTACTCATTATTAATCCTTATGAAGTGAAAGAAGAAGAAGATATTTTAGAAATTAAAGGCGAAAAACAAACCTTTTTTGAAATGCTTGGAGAATACATTCTAGATGGATTTCGCGTTGCTATTGTTGTCGGTGCCATGTTGATTGGGTTTGTTGCCTTAATTAGCTGTATTAATGATTTATTTCATCTTATTTTTGGAATTACATTTCAGCAGTTACTTGGTTATGTTTTCTCCCCTATCGCTTTTGTTATCGGTGTGCCAAGTAAAGAAATTGTCACCGCAGGAAGTATTATGGCTACCAAGCTTGTAACGAATGAATTTGTAGCCATGATGGATCTCAGCAAGCTTGCAAATAGCCTCTCCCCTCGTACAGTAGGTATTATTTCAGTTTTTCTTGTATCCTTTGCTAATTTCTCTTCTATCGGAATTATTTCTGGTGCCGTTAAGGGATTAAATGAAGAACAAGGAAACGTCGTTGCTCGCTTCGGTTTAAAACTTTTATACGGCGCAACACTCGTCAGCATTTTATCCTCAATTATCGTAAGCATTATGCTATAA
- a CDS encoding VOC family protein has protein sequence MNVSKVHHIAIICSDYDISKKFYTDILGFNVLDEIYREERNSYKLDLCVGGQYQIELFSFPNPPKRQSFPEAAGLRHLAFAVTDIQEAVRHLNQRGVDTEPIRVDEITGRRFVFFQDPDCLPLELYED, from the coding sequence GTGAATGTATCTAAAGTACATCATATTGCAATTATTTGTTCTGACTATGATATATCTAAAAAATTTTATACTGATATATTAGGGTTTAATGTATTGGATGAAATTTACAGAGAAGAAAGGAATTCCTATAAATTAGATTTATGTGTAGGAGGCCAATATCAAATTGAGTTATTTTCATTTCCAAATCCACCAAAGCGCCAAAGTTTTCCAGAAGCAGCGGGTCTTAGACATTTAGCATTTGCAGTTACGGATATACAAGAAGCAGTTCGGCATTTAAATCAACGCGGGGTAGATACGGAACCAATACGTGTTGATGAAATAACAGGAAGACGATTTGTATTTTTCCAAGATCCGGATTGTTTACCGTTAGAATTATATGAGGATTGA
- a CDS encoding hemolysin family protein, with protein sequence MEITKLIMVVILIALTGFFVAVEFAIIKVRSSRINQLVGEKKRGALAAKKVISNLDEYLSACQLGITITALGLGWLGEPTIKHLLEPLFLKIELSPAIASTVSFIIAFAVITFLHVVIGELAPKTFAIQKAEQVSLLLSKPLIYFYQIMYPFIWALNGSARLVTGIFGLSLASEHEVAHSEEELRLILSESYKSGEINQAEFKYVNNIFEFDNRLAKEIMVPRTEIVGLYEDEPFETHIKVIGREKYTRYPVFGEDKDEIIGMVNVKDLFIRYMDGGKNEECSISPYMRPVIEVLENIPIHYLLLQMQKRRIPLAVLYDEYGGTAGIVTLEDILEEIVGEIRDEYDEDEYPPVEHISETYKILDGKVLISEVNDLLGLHLVADDVDTIGGWIMMQTQTIMEGDAIEKDGWVFKVLEKDMHQIKRVEIKKIEAEDTAIA encoded by the coding sequence TTGGAAATTACTAAATTAATCATGGTTGTTATTCTTATTGCATTAACTGGTTTTTTTGTGGCAGTTGAATTTGCGATTATAAAAGTACGCAGTAGTCGTATTAATCAACTTGTAGGAGAAAAGAAACGAGGGGCACTAGCAGCTAAGAAAGTGATTTCAAATTTAGACGAATATTTATCAGCGTGTCAGCTCGGAATTACAATTACAGCTTTAGGATTAGGATGGTTAGGTGAACCAACGATAAAGCATTTATTGGAACCGTTATTTTTAAAGATTGAACTTTCACCTGCAATCGCGAGTACAGTTTCCTTTATTATTGCATTTGCTGTTATTACATTTTTGCATGTTGTGATTGGGGAGTTAGCACCAAAAACATTCGCTATTCAAAAAGCCGAGCAAGTAAGTTTGTTACTATCGAAGCCGCTCATTTATTTTTACCAGATTATGTATCCATTTATTTGGGCTCTAAATGGTTCAGCTCGCCTGGTGACAGGTATATTTGGATTGTCCCTCGCTTCTGAGCATGAAGTTGCACACTCAGAGGAGGAATTAAGACTCATTTTATCGGAGAGTTATAAAAGTGGAGAGATTAATCAAGCGGAATTTAAATATGTAAATAATATTTTTGAATTTGATAATCGATTAGCAAAAGAAATTATGGTTCCACGCACTGAAATAGTCGGTTTATATGAAGATGAGCCATTTGAGACACATATTAAAGTGATTGGGCGAGAAAAGTATACAAGGTATCCTGTATTTGGAGAGGATAAAGATGAGATTATTGGGATGGTTAATGTAAAAGACTTATTTATTCGTTATATGGATGGTGGGAAAAATGAAGAATGCTCTATTAGTCCATATATGAGACCTGTTATTGAAGTTTTAGAAAATATTCCCATCCATTATTTGTTACTACAAATGCAGAAAAGAAGAATTCCATTGGCCGTGTTATATGATGAATATGGAGGAACGGCAGGGATTGTAACACTTGAAGATATTTTGGAGGAAATTGTTGGTGAAATTCGTGATGAATATGATGAAGATGAATACCCTCCTGTTGAACATATAAGTGAAACATATAAAATTCTCGATGGAAAAGTACTCATTAGTGAAGTAAATGATTTGCTTGGTTTACATTTGGTTGCTGATGATGTAGATACGATCGGAGGGTGGATTATGATGCAAACACAGACAATTATGGAGGGAGATGCTATTGAGAAAGATGGCTGGGTTTTCAAAGTACTTGAAAAGGATATGCATCAAATTAAACGAGTAGAAATAAAGAAAATAGAAGCAGAAGACACAGCGATTGCTTAA
- the aspA gene encoding aspartate ammonia-lyase produces the protein MIATKDIRIEKDFLGEKEVPRVAYYGVQTLRAVENFPITGYRIHASLIKAMAMVKKAAALANMETGYLQENIGEEIIEAAQEIIDGKFYEQFIVDPIQGGAGTSINMNTNEVIANRALERMGYEKGSYTIISPNTHVNMAQSTNDAFPTGIHIATLMMLEELLTTMDELHLAFKNKAKEFDHVIKMGRTHLQDAVPIRLGQEFEAYSRVLGRDIKRMKQSRQHLYEVNMGATAVGTGLNANPTYIKQVVKHLRNLSGFPLVGAEHLVDATQNTDAYTEVSAALKVCMMNMSKIANDLRIMASGPRVGLAEIQLPARQPGSSIMPGKVNPVMAEVINQVAFQVIGNDHTICLASEAGQLELNVMEPVLVFNLIQSISIMNNAFRVFREYCIEGITANEETLRQYVEKSVGIITAVNPHIGYETASRIAREAIVTGKSVRELCLEHGVLTEEELDIILDPYEMTHPEIAGASLLKNKKS, from the coding sequence ATGATAGCAACGAAAGATATACGTATTGAAAAAGACTTTTTAGGAGAAAAGGAAGTACCGCGTGTAGCTTACTATGGTGTTCAGACATTACGTGCTGTAGAGAATTTTCCGATTACAGGATATCGTATTCATGCGTCATTAATTAAAGCGATGGCAATGGTCAAAAAAGCCGCGGCACTTGCAAATATGGAGACAGGTTATTTGCAAGAAAATATTGGGGAAGAAATTATAGAGGCTGCTCAGGAAATTATTGATGGAAAATTTTATGAGCAATTTATTGTAGATCCAATTCAAGGCGGGGCAGGGACTTCAATTAATATGAACACAAATGAAGTAATTGCTAACCGTGCATTAGAACGAATGGGGTATGAAAAGGGAAGCTATACAATAATCAGTCCCAATACACACGTAAATATGGCACAATCAACAAACGATGCGTTTCCAACAGGAATTCATATTGCAACGTTAATGATGTTGGAAGAGCTTCTTACTACAATGGATGAACTTCATCTTGCTTTTAAGAATAAAGCAAAAGAATTTGACCATGTGATTAAAATGGGACGTACGCATTTACAAGATGCCGTTCCAATCCGTCTTGGACAAGAATTTGAAGCTTACAGTCGTGTGCTCGGCCGTGATATAAAGAGAATGAAACAGTCTCGTCAACATTTATATGAGGTAAACATGGGTGCAACAGCTGTTGGAACAGGATTAAATGCGAATCCTACTTATATTAAACAAGTTGTAAAGCATTTACGAAACTTGAGTGGTTTTCCGCTTGTAGGCGCGGAACATTTAGTTGATGCAACGCAAAATACAGATGCTTATACAGAAGTATCTGCAGCGTTAAAAGTATGTATGATGAATATGTCTAAAATTGCAAATGACTTGCGTATTATGGCATCTGGTCCACGTGTGGGGTTAGCTGAAATTCAATTGCCAGCACGTCAACCAGGATCATCTATTATGCCAGGGAAAGTAAATCCGGTTATGGCAGAAGTGATTAACCAAGTTGCTTTCCAAGTTATCGGAAACGATCATACAATATGTTTAGCATCGGAAGCAGGGCAATTAGAGCTAAATGTAATGGAGCCGGTGTTAGTCTTTAATTTAATTCAATCCATTAGCATTATGAATAATGCGTTCCGTGTATTCCGTGAATATTGTATTGAGGGAATTACTGCAAATGAAGAAACACTGAGACAATACGTTGAAAAAAGTGTTGGGATTATTACAGCAGTAAATCCCCATATTGGATATGAGACAGCATCTCGTATTGCTCGTGAAGCAATTGTTACAGGAAAGTCTGTTCGTGAACTTTGTTTAGAACATGGTGTGTTAACAGAAGAGGAACTTGATATTATTTTGGATCCATATGAAATGACACATCCTGAGATTGCGGGAGCGTCGCTGTTAAAAAATAAAAAATCTTGA